The following proteins are co-located in the Nitrospira sp. genome:
- a CDS encoding GIY-YIG nuclease family protein — MASADKPARPHTPTDDPACRDWIVYILECKDRSLYTGITNDLERRLGEHGKGTGAKYTKTRRPVRLRYTEVHETKSAALKREAAIKSLTRTNKLALIAARG, encoded by the coding sequence ATGGCTTCCGCCGATAAGCCCGCGCGGCCGCACACCCCGACGGATGACCCCGCCTGCAGGGACTGGATCGTCTATATCCTGGAGTGCAAAGACCGGAGCCTCTATACCGGCATCACGAATGATCTGGAGCGGAGGCTGGGCGAGCACGGCAAGGGCACCGGCGCCAAGTACACGAAGACCCGCCGGCCGGTGCGGCTGCGCTATACCGAAGTCCACGAGACCAAGAGCGCCGCGCTGAAGCGGGAAGCGGCAATCAAATCCCTGACGCGCACGAACAAACTGGCGCTGATCGCAGCACGCGGTTAG